Below is a genomic region from Raphanus sativus cultivar WK10039 chromosome 4, ASM80110v3, whole genome shotgun sequence.
AGAAGCTGTTGTTCGGACAAAGATACGAGCTTCCCGTGGGCGATCTTAGTCACACCTTCCACTGCTGCTACAGACGAAAACGCCCAGCAACATCCTGAACATACATAGACCTCTGATCAGTCGAGTGCTCTCATATAGAAGGAACAACCATATTCTCTTTAGCCCTATAAACTAACTTGGACATCTAATTATAACTAGATATTTTGGTGCAATATTTTGGtgcaattataaataatattattggtgCCATTATAATTTGGTGcagttataaataatattttggtgCAATTATAATTTGCCtttgcattgcattgcattcATGTTAATTTATACGttctttttcatttgttttaaattatatgtatagttATATAGAAAAGAAGCATTACCGCATTGGCCTTGGTATTTGACCGGAGTCACAGCTCCTTCACTTCTCCAGTCCTTGCTCTCGACTACCACGTCACTGACGTTCCAAGACCTAGAAGACATCGTTGTGTCGACCACTTTGGAAGGGGTTCTTCGGGTTATGTTCTTTAGTCCGGTGTGCGTTGCCAGGAACTCCTCGTTGATCCAATCCGCGAATTCATTGACACTAAGCTTGTAGCTGTTGTTTGCTTTTTCGTTGAACTTCTCAATGAActtcaaattctttttaaacACATCGCGTCTCATCTGTTTCTCGAGCTCATCGTGGTAAACACGAGAAAATCGAGACATCCATTGCTCATGTTTATCAACCGTCGACGGCACATGGAAGGTTACAGTACGAGACGTAGCTTGAGAGATTCTGAAGCATGTGAAAAGAATGGTCAAAAGAGTGACCAAGACCATGATCGATGTCATTTTGCTTTTTGAGAAttgaaaatgttcaaaaaaaaaaagaacagaaggaagagttatgttttattttgtggTTATGACTACTGGTGGTGGACTGGAGTAGTGAGGATAGATGGAAGAGTATTTATAGATTTAGGATTAAACAATGACATCCTATCATATGTAAGCAAATGCAAGTTGACTTGAATCCATTTGATGTGATGTAAACACTTTGCATTACTTGCGCCGTAATGTCGGGAAGAAACACTTCCCcatttttatatcttatattCTTATATGCTTAACTTCCTTATTTGTATTTTGGTTCATTTGATTTTGATATGTCGGTCCGGAATATATGTTGTTAAATTGAAAACCCCTTTGTGCTAGCTAGGGTTGgcaaaatatcaataaaatttgatttgatctGTTATTTGTTTCGATTCGATccaaaaaatcaagatatccgtaattttacaaatcaaaacaaatactaaCATTAATATCCGACAAATAAGAAACAAATCACgaatattcattaaaaaaacggatatccgaacTGATATGTAATGtacatatacatgtattatgtatatataaaaattatatatgtctatatattttttaattattgtatccatttaattaattatttagtcattaaattttttaaagtatatagtttttaaataattcgtaatgaaatattattgttttatattaaaaattttcttttttcttttaatatttttcaaaaaatgattttttattatcttttaccGGATCGACAGATCGAATCAGATATCCGATAAAATACATTGATTTTCGTATATTTGTAATACCGAATATTCGGAAGCTTACGATCGAATCGAATAAAAAACGATTATTCATACGGAATGGATCAGATCATggatatccttaaaattccGGATATCTATTTCGTATCTACCCCTAGTGCTAGCTATGGCatataatcaaaattaaattaaacgcATGAGCCCTTTAAAACACACAACCACCAGTGTTCCATACACATAAAAATTGTTGATAAAGTGGAAGTTGCTTTACTCTTAGAGGTCACATGTTCCCAGGATAACGATTCAACATTCTAATATGGCACAGAAAAACCCAGCCGAAACAATatgaataatataaataactttttttgaTATGCAACAacattatatcaaaattttggagTACTATagtaatcatattttataactcTTATAAATGTATGAAACGTGGAATGTTTGACGTTATAGAAGACATAGTATCGGGTACTTATAGCTTAACACTGCTTAAACGATCGTAGTTCTCTATTTTGCAGAAACTTATTCTCCCACTTGGAGTTCCGTTTCGCTTGTACTTTAAGCAAATTCCACAAAATAATGGattgttttcaaaaaagaaaactatagtATTATAAAACATGGAATAAAGACTGGCATGCaaatatgtttcaaaaaaaaatatgtttcaaaaagataaattGCCATACTTTTTAACCGAATCTAAAAAACGCAAAAATTTacaaatgttttcttttttaccaCACGAGTtcaccatgtttttttttttggtaaaagagtTCAATTTGTGAGTTCACCATGTTTTTGGTGCAATGTTATTTCAAGAATTCTCCAAGTAACATTTTTGGTTAGGATCCTCTACATGGCAGTGTATATAATAAGAATATTTATGCTAAAATGATCAAATTAAGTATAATACATTTTCTTAACATATACATTTCTTTTTTGGCAATTCTTTAAAGTAtcatttttcaagttttttttcacaaaaatagtactcaaaaaataaaatgactaaaataacacatttttgttttgaaaaatttaatatttttttttgtttttaaatatttgaacacattcctaaaaATCTatcccttaactctaaaccataagttttaaattaattaacccaaaaattataaatacagatttaccattcaataaaatttattttagtcatttttttctttgtgatgttatttttgtgacaaaaacttggttttgtGGCTtcttggttttttttctttctttttggcctgtacatatttttgttataaattctGTTAGAAAGTTTacttgtttatattatatatccGCAACCAAATACCAATTGTCTTAGACATTATTATATGTGCAAGCATGAAATGAGTAATAGGGCATGGGCTCGAACAAATGGGTGCGTCATATTCATGCTACAAgacaattatttggtttatttGTCTCTCAACTTGGCTTACATGAGTCACGTATTAAAACGACAAAAAGTAATGGATTAGAAGTTATAACTAACTAACACAAAAGAttgaataagtttttttttattggccACTTACCTGTAAAAATCAAGAAAttggcttcttcttcaagtttcACTTTGTCCCTTATAGTTTGTAAATTTATCAGAGTAAAAGTTTACACAAATCACTTAGCGATAAGTTATTTAGAATATACTAATACTAGTTTTGGGTGATACAGTTAGATCGAGTGTTCATATATTGTTGGATGCCTCAGAGACTTTCTATTTACTTAGAGCTACTGAAATGAAAGTTAACGATCcataatcttatatattaatccCCCAAGGTATGAAAATGTACAGTCactaaaaaaaatagtttcattttcTTTCTATCATCTCATAAGTAAAGAGGAAATTACCTAGCTCTCGGCTATAACTAAACTGGCTAGTTTCACCTGGGGTTGAACAAGGTATCGTGCTTCATTCACCAACAGCATCCATCCATGAATCTCTGCAACAGAATGAAATCACCGGTGAGTGTTTGTTGTATACATATACTTGAAATCAAGTGAAGGAGACAAATACATGTGTACAAAAAAAACACTCTGTTTTGGGTATTTGTTCTTCTACCGAACAACTGATGATCCAACTCCTAGAGAAATAGAGACTTAGAGACTCTCTTTACTTAAAAATATGATCACTGTTAAGGAAcattaacaacaacaacaaaaatcatTGTTCTGGTATTATAGTATCTTTgcaatattatttgatagattaaGTTTTTATATGTTGTGTTCACTAAGAATTGAATTTTTGTGAtggttaattaaaaaaactacttttaataaattaaaatattacatgtaATTTACTTATACATGGATGCGATTTCCTTTTAAGTAATAAAGTTACGTTGTTAAAAAAACTTCTTAATTCTTTACTTTTAATAGAGTGGATGACATTCTTCTGGGCTAGCCTTTAGGCCTGCTTCTTTTCCCTCTACAAGTCTGCAGTTGGGCTTAATTAACCGAGGCCCATTTTCTGTTCTGTAAtaacaaaaaacgaatttttttttttttttggtaaaatgttaagaaaaacgAAAAATCTTGTTAGGTATAACTTGGTTTGATTAGGGCTCTTTTGAATATATAGCTTATATATAAATTGTGACTCAGTTTTGTTCCGTTCACAGATTTCATAGAAGCATACATCTGGTTGAATATGTGTTATATCAACGAGTTACTTGACGATTTGCTGGTGAATATTTTGCTACTAATCCCGACAAAAGAGGTCGTGGCGACGTCGCTTTTGTCCAGACGATGGCGTTCCGTCTGGAAACTCGTTCCCAAGCTTGATTTTCGTGACTATTCATACAGATATCACGACACATCCGCCGCGCCTTCAGAGTTCATCGACAAGTTCTTGGAGCGAAACACATCCCCCGTTCTAGAAACTTTCCATCTCAATCTTTATCATTGCCGAGATTACTCCCCTGAATCTGTCGAAAAATGGGTTAACGTTGCGGTTGCTCGCAATGTTGTTGATCTTGAGCTTATATATTGCCTTTTCGGTGTTCCTATACGGTTTCCCACGAGCTTGTACACACATGAAACCCTTGTGGTATTAAGCCTCAGAGGAACGTTCGTTGAGGACGTTTCTTCGAAAACATGTCTCCGGAGCCTCAAGTCTTTATCTCTTCGATTTATGAGGTTCTATAGCGAACAAACCGTTGATAGGTTTTTGTCTTGCTTCCCTGTTCTCGAAACATTGGTTGTACGTGGATGGATATGCGTTAACGTGAAGACGTATTCGATTCGTGTGCCGTCGCTGCAGAGCCTAGACATCGAGGAGTTAGTAGGCGGTTATACTGATCCAAGATATGATCATGGTTACGTGATCGATGCTCCTCGTTTGAAGTTTTTGCATATCGTCGACCATTATTGCGGCTATTGTTCGTTGGTGAACGTCCCTGAGAAACTGGAAGCAGAGATCCACCTTAGGTTTTGTGATTCTGACAAGCTTCTTGGATCTCTTACCTCGGCTAGAAAACTTTCCTTGTGTTTAAAACCacaaatggtaaaaaaaaaatatatatatatatatatatatatatatatatatatatttcacattttaGTTTCTGACACTCTACTTTTGTGTGCTGATGACACTTTTTTTTGCTAGGATTCATGTCTAAAAGGGGACTTTGATCAGCTCGTGTCTCTAGAGCTTTGTGTTATGTGCTCCTTGGATTGGTTGAATATCATCCTCAAGCATTCTCCTAAACTCCGAGCTCTCAGGCTCTCGAGAACGGTAAGTTTATGGGTCTTAATTAACCTGGTTGATGTTTGCATCttcaatatttaatttcaaatttttgtttgttttaactGTTTATCTCAGATACACAGCTGCCAAAATTCTCGAAATGTCCGAACTAACTGGGAGCGACCGAGTTGTGTTCCTGAATGTTTGATGTCCAGTCTCGAAACTGTGGAGTGGATTGCGTATGAAGGAACAGAAGAAGAGGAAAATGTGGTGAAGTATTTGTTGGAGAATGGGAACCTTTGTTTTAAAAAGCGTTGGCGCAGGGATATTTATGGCATGTTTAGTTATGAAATTCTTAGATTGGGGCCGAGGAGCCAGGCTAGCTCAGGGCCTCAGGCGACGGTGATACCACCTTTGTGCACTTTTGAAGAGAAGCTAGGGCACAAAAAGCGTAAGAGGCCCCATAGCCTTTTTAATTCTCAACTAAATCGtgtttttaatttaagtttTGTACCTTAGTTTTAAATTCAGTTTTATTGTGAGTTAAAGATTTTACAGAAACCAACAATAGTTTCGTAAAGTCCTTAGCTCACAATTATacatgcatatataatatatatatacacgtattatttttcttaaaaactcTAGTGCAAGGACACCAATAATATTGCTCTTATGGATATTGGAGCGATCGTTCCCACTTCTGTGGTTCAATCGAAGTCTTCCTCGTTACTGTACAAAATTCATCGAGGTATCAGTGTCTCTTTGCCtttgaatctcttctttttcaacatacaatgttttttttctgaaaagagCTTTTCAACATACCATGTCTCATCTCAATTTATCTTTCTCGTACATGGTCACTGTCACTGAATTACATATGAATAACTTGAATTACATATGAATAACTTATGTGACAAAACAAAACTTGAGAAATTCAAGAAGCATGGTAGTATATGTATTctgcttttgttttaaaatgatgcatattttagatttttcacatatattaatagAACATATAATAAATGCATACTTTTATGATTATCATTttccataaatttaaaacaataaaaattcaataaatataattaaattttttgaaatttgcaattaatcattattaggtgataaaatatgcattaaaatacaaaattatatatatttgaaaaagaaataaaaacatgtaAGGACATCATGAAACGTAGGaagtataattttattttgtaatatttcttGAAAAATCTACTTTGGTGTATGCTTAAGAATCAACTTTAAAGAGTAACAATTTTCCATTCAAATTATGTAACAAATATTTTTccaattctaaaaaaaatcaaaatgatatttttataaacttgtTAATTGTTGACTAGCTTATGATGTATGCATATTTCAAAACGTTTATAATTGAAATGATGTGTTATTTAACATTGACTATTTGTTCGGATTTTATTTAACACTAAATTGGTCTGATTAGGCTTTTTTCCctgttaaacaaaatatcatccATTGTCATGAGATTCttctttctaaaataaattattagttgACTAAAGCCATGTTCGTAAGAAAGACGCGCTGCGTCAGCGTCCGCGACGGGAAATAgacatcaaattaaataaaacaac
It encodes:
- the LOC130511346 gene encoding putative FBD-associated F-box protein At5g56430, which translates into the protein MCYINELLDDLLVNILLLIPTKEVVATSLLSRRWRSVWKLVPKLDFRDYSYRYHDTSAAPSEFIDKFLERNTSPVLETFHLNLYHCRDYSPESVEKWVNVAVARNVVDLELIYCLFGVPIRFPTSLYTHETLVVLSLRGTFVEDVSSKTCLRSLKSLSLRFMRFYSEQTVDRFLSCFPVLETLVVRGWICVNVKTYSIRVPSLQSLDIEELVGGYTDPRYDHGYVIDAPRLKFLHIVDHYCGYCSLVNVPEKLEAEIHLRFCDSDKLLGSLTSARKLSLCLKPQMDSCLKGDFDQLVSLELCVMCSLDWLNIILKHSPKLRALRLSRTIHSCQNSRNVRTNWERPSCVPECLMSSLETVEWIAYEGTEEEENVVKYLLENGNLCFKKRWRRDIYGMFSYEILRLGPRSQASSGPQATVIPPLCTFEEKLGHKKLLL